In the genome of Amaranthus tricolor cultivar Red isolate AtriRed21 chromosome 15, ASM2621246v1, whole genome shotgun sequence, one region contains:
- the LOC130801224 gene encoding pectinesterase inhibitor 9-like — MSKPLFNLFLLFSILSSTKANHHHPPPKTPSNFIYSSCLTTQYPPLCYHSLSSFDTKIGQSHRQLALTALAISLSKARSTSKFISQIKKIKGITQNELKGIKDCIDTMNNSVDQLEQSFEELANIGHTNGDDFMWHMSNVQTWVSAALTDQSTCFDGLNDGLMHSNGAKIKSSVQIRVNSVAQVTSNALALVNRYVTRYNNGHAHRGKNHP, encoded by the coding sequence ATGTCAAAACCTCTCTTCAATCTCTTCCTCTTATTCTCAATCCTCTCTTCAACAAAAGCTAATCACCACCACCCACCACCCAAAACACCCTCAAATTTCATATACTCATCTTGTCTTACCACCCAATACCCTCCTCTATGCTACCACAGCCTCTCCTCCTTTGATACCAAAATTGGCCAAAGCCACCGTCAACTAGCACTAACAGCTCTAGCTATTAGCTTATCTAAAGCAAGATCAACTTCTAAATTCATctctcaaattaaaaaaattaaaggaatcACTCAAAATGAGCTTAAGGGTATTAAAGATTGTATTGATACAATGAATAATAGTGTTGATCAACTTGAACAATCATTTGAAGAGTTGGCTAATATTGGGCATACTAATGGGGATGATTTTATGTGGCATATGAGTAATGTGCAAACTTGGGTTAGTGCTGCTTTAACTGATCAAAGTACTTGTTTTGATGGGTTAAATGATGGATTAATGCATTCAAATGGTGCTAAAATTAAGAGTTCTGTTCAAATTAGAGTTAATAGTGTTGCTCAAGTTACTAGTAATGCTTTAGCTTTGGTTAATCGTTATGTTACAAGATATAATAATGGTCATGCACATCGTGGCAAGAATCATCCTTAA